Genomic DNA from Pseudomonas fitomaticsae:
GTCGTCATCTGCAACAGATCGCCGACGTCGCCGCCCTCGAAGCCGCGACCCGTGGCGGCAATTGCGGCGCCGGGGCCACGGCCAACGCCTATGCGCAGGCCAGCGTCGTGCGCAACGGTTTCCCGATTCCCAGCGCCGGTCGCGCCCTGGCTGTCGCCTGTGGCACGCTGAACCTGGACGCCAGCAATCTGCGCGTGTTTGCCGTCAACGCCGCCAGCACGGATGCGATCCGCGTTGTCGTCAGCCATACCGTGCCTCAGAGCTTTGCCGGTGCCATCGGCGGACTGTTCGGCGGCGCGGGGCGCAATGCAACCATCAACCTCAGCGCCACGGCGGTCGCGGCGTTGCCGCCACCATTGGCTTCACTGACCATCCGCAGCACTACATTGAGTGTCGATACGGGCAGGTCAGCCGTGCTCAATGCGCTATTCGGCGGATTGCTGGGTGGCAACCTCACGCTCAGCGCCGCGAGCTGGAATGGTCTGGTCAACACCAACATCAACCTGCTCGGCTATCTGGACCGGTTGAAGGTCGATATCGGTCTCAGTGCCGGCGGCTACGAGCAGGTGCTCGGCAACACCATCGCGGTCAGTCAGCTCGTCCAGACCGCGATCAACGTCCTCGATCCCAACGGCACCCTGAGTGCCACAGCGACCATCCTCGGTTTGCAGGCCATCAAGACCGCTGCCGGGGCGACGCAAGTGGTGCTGGGCAATCTGCTGAAGGTTCAGGCCGGCACTCAGGCCACGGCGCTGGCGGTGGACTTGCGGGCATTCGATCTGATTCAGGGTTTCGTGCAACTGGCCAACAAGCAGAACGGCCTGGTGGCCAACCAGACGATCGACCTCGGCGTTGCGCAAGTCATCGCTCGGGTACAGGTGCTGGACCCCCCGCAATTGTCGGCCATCGGCAACCCTCGGCTGGCGGCCGCCAACCCTCTGGGGCCGAACCGGATTTACGTGAAGACGGCGCAGGTGCGAACGCTGTTGTCGGTCAATCTGCCGTTGCTGGATACGATCCTGTCGCTGGTCAACGGCGTGGCCGATCTCGCCGGCCCGTTGACCAATACGTTGAATGCCTTGCTCAGCCTGAACCTGGTGGGCGTGATCGATTCGCTGACGTGCGCACTCGGTGCGCCCTGCCAGACGCCGTC
This window encodes:
- a CDS encoding TadG family pilus assembly protein translates to MSCHSPLIDPARQRGAIGLMAALTLGMALVFILVVVDSGRLYLERRHLQQIADVAALEAATRGGNCGAGATANAYAQASVVRNGFPIPSAGRALAVACGTLNLDASNLRVFAVNAASTDAIRVVVSHTVPQSFAGAIGGLFGGAGRNATINLSATAVAALPPPLASLTIRSTTLSVDTGRSAVLNALFGGLLGGNLTLSAASWNGLVNTNINLLGYLDRLKVDIGLSAGGYEQVLGNTIAVSQLVQTAINVLDPNGTLSATATILGLQAIKTAAGATQVVLGNLLKVQAGTQATALAVDLRAFDLIQGFVQLANKQNGLVANQTIDLGVAQVIARVQVLDPPQLSAIGNPRLAAANPLGPNRIYVKTAQVRTLLSVNLPLLDTILSLVNGVADLAGPLTNTLNALLSLNLVGVIDSLTCALGAPCQTPSIEVLPGPIRLDVALDVAAASSYVTAFSCLTPTSKTLTTNTTTAVANLKIGQIDAAAVFGSNIAPPTVVVQPLRVVDIGVKTCRRFLVLPVSCDPRIPSVGGGLRISADTTIGQNPNMPHVYSAPPATTLPEINLPPFYYSFTTSNIVSSLGNTLGNITLDMYGPTGSVVGGLGAILNSVKVLLVDAINTVFSPLLDTLINTLLMALGINLNQVDVGANLSCQSGRATLVI